AGATCGTCGGTGAACGCGCCTTCCGCCGATTCAACCTGATAGGTCGTGATCCCGCGCGCCGCGACCTCTCGAATCGCCGGAATATCGGCGGCCCCGGCCCGGGCCCGGGCCTCCTCGAAGGCGACCGGGCGTTTCAGCGCGTAAACGAGGCTGTTGGAAGTGGAATCGGGCAGGGTCACCAATACCGCCGGAAATACCGACCGCAAGGTGGCCGCCATTAGGTCCAACAGTTCGTTGTCACGGGCCGGCCCGCGTCCAACGTTCGAAACCAGGACCCCGTCGGGCGCCAGCTTCTCGGCCACTTCCTGGTAGAACTCGCGCGTGGTCAGGTGGAAGGGGATGTACGGGGGCCGATAGGCGTCGAGAATCACCACGTCGTACGTCTTCTGCGACTGGTTGAGGAAAACCCGCCCGTCCTCGGCGATCGCGTTCAGCCCCTCCTCGTTCATCGCGAAATATTCGACTCCGGCGTCGATTACGCCCGGATCGATCTCGACCCCGTCGATGCGAACGTGCGGACCAAAGTTCTCGGCATAGAGCTTGGGGGCGGTGCCGGCCCCCAGGCCGATCACCAGAACCTCGGTTACTTCCCCGGGATTTTGTTCGCGGAAATACGGCGCCAGCAGGAAATAGTCCCAGGGACCGCCCGAGAGCGGCTGCGGCGACTGGTCCGGCCAATAGACCGAATGCGTGGCCAGACGCTCCTCGTTGTTCAGGATCAGGCGGCGCGGACCACCCTGGGCCTGGACGACCTGGATGTAGTTGAACAACGACTCGTCCTCGTAGATCAGCTCGCCGGTCTCGGCCGGCTTGATCGGGTCGATGGACACGTTGCCCCAGACGGTCAGCGCGATCGCCAGCGCCAGCAGGGCCAGGACCGGAGGGCGCCGCAGGGCGCCCGCCGCAATCACCAAAAGTAAAAGGGCGAAGAAAAGGAACGTGTTGCGGGTGCCCAGGTTGGGAACCAGGACCAGGACCGGCAGAAACGCGCCGATGATCGACCCGACCGTGCCGATCGCGTACACCCGGCCGGCCACCCGGCCGGCCGATTCGACCTGGCGCGAGGCAAGCCGAATCGCGAAGGGGGAAACGAATCCGAGCAGGGTAATCGGTACCGACAGCAGCACCAGCACGCCGAACAGCGAGCCCAGGAAAACCCCGGCCGAAAGGTTCGCCAGGCCGGTGACCGACAGCGCCAGGATCGGCCTGGCCACGAACGGAACCAGGGCGATGAACGCGGCCGCAACCGCCACGATCCAGATAAGGAGCCGGTCGTCGGGACGGCGGTCGGCCAGCCGGCCGCCCAGGAAGTAGCCGACCGAAAGAAAAAGCAGGGTCAACCCGATCACGTTGGCCCAGACGAACAGGTTGTTGCCGAAAAACGGGGCCAGCAGCCGCGAAGCGGTCAGCTCCACCCCCAGGATCGACATGCCGCCGAAAAACACCAGCAGCAGCAGAAACCGATCCGAGTAACTGCGGCGCACCTCCACCGGGGCGCTCATTTAGATCGCGCTCCCCGCCCGGGCCGGAACTGCGCCGGCCGGGGTGAACCGGAGTCCGGGGGCACCGGCTATTCCCAACTGAACCGCCACACCGCCACCGCGAATCCGCCGACCACCCAGGCCAGCATCACGGCCAGGTTCAGCCACATGTCGTAGCGGCCGTCGGCCTCGATCATCAGCTGGCGCACGGCGTCGGCCATGTAGGTCAGCGGCAACAGGTTGGCGAACCACTGCAGCACCTGCGGAAACACGTCGAGCGGGAAAAACACGCCGGCCAGGACGAACATCGGCAGCGAGATCAGCTGGACTATCGGGAACATTGCCTCCTCGGTGCGGGCGAACGAAGAAGCGGTGAAGCCGATCCCGACGAACACGAGCGTGCCCAGCGCAAGCACCCCGATTACGGCCAGCGGATTGAAGAAATCCAGTCCGAATCCGACCACCAGGATCACCAACTGAATCGACGCCTGGATGGCGGCGATTATCACCCGCTGAATTATTCCGGCGATCAGCACCATGGATCGCGTCGCCGGGGTCGCGCCGACCCGCTTGAGCACTTTCTTCTCCCGGCGCGCCACCAGATTGATGGCCGAAAAGACCCCCAGTTGCATGATCGAAAAGCTGATAATCCCGGGCCCGACGAAATCGATCGTGCTCAGGTGGCGCGTGGTATTCGGGGTCGTGACCACGTCGATTCGCGGAACGTTGCCGGCCAGCCCCCGGTCGACGGCGTCGACGATCGCGCTCAGCGCCGGGATCACGACTCGGATCGCATCCTGATCGCGGTTGTCGTAATAGATTTCGACCTGGGCTCGATCTTGCTCGGAAAGGGCGCCGGCGAACCCCGGCGGGATGACCAGGACCGCCTTCAGGTCCCCGTCGTCCAATGCCGCGGTCTGGCTGGCCAGATCGCCCACCTCGAGGGCGAACAACGGGTTGGCCTCAATCGCCGCCGTTATCCCGCCGGCATGGGCCGAGTCCTCGCCCGCCACCAGGCCGACCGGGTGCGAAGTGGGCTGGGAAAAGGCCCCGATTATGAACCCAACCACCACCGTGAAGATCGGCGGGAACACGAAGGTGAAGAACATCGCGGTTCGATCGCGAATGAATTCGAGCGAAAACCCCCATATCAGGCCGAGGGTGCCGGAAGTTCTCAATCGCGGATCCTTCGCCCGGTGAGTTTGAGGAAAACGTCCTCCAGGTTGGGCCGGTGCACGTGCACTTCGTCCAGGGCTGCGCCGGTCCGCGACGCCAGCGCGAACACCTCCGGGAGGGCGGTGGTGGCGTCGGCAATTGAAAGCTCGTACTCGCCGTCGGCGGAAATGACCTCTTCGACTCCGGTCAGGCGTTCCAGGTCCAATCCGGCGAGCTCGGCCGAGGCGTTGAAGGTAAGCGTCGCGCCGCCGAAATTGGAACGGATCAAGCCGCCCGGGGTATCGGCGGCAATGATCTTGCCGTTATCGACGATCACCAGGTGGTCGGCCAGGGTCTCGGCTTCGTCCATGAAGTGGGTCGTGAGAAATACGGTGGTGCCGCGCTCTTTCATCTGCGTGACCACTTCCCAGAGGCGGCGCCGTGCCTGCGGGTCCAGTCCGGTGGTCGGTTCGTCCAGAAAAACAAGCTCCGGATCCGAAAGAAGGGCCAGCGCCACTGCCAGGCGCTGCTGTTGTCCGCCCGAAAGGTTTTCGCTGTAGGCCTTCTGGCGTTCGGTCAACCCGACCATGTCGAGCAATTCATCGACGTCGTGGGCGTTCCGGTAGAAGGAACCAAACATCTGCAGGTGCTCGCGCGCGGAGAGCTTGGGGAACAACGCCGAGGATTGCAGCTGGATCCCTATGCGTTCGCTTAGCACGTCTTGCTGCCGGCCGGGATCAAGCCCCAACACCGATACGTATCCCGAATCCCGCTCGCGCAGCCCCTCCAGGATCTCTACCGTGGTGCTTTTGCCGGCCCCGTTGGGGCCGAGCATGGCAAAAATCACTCCCGGTTCAACCGAAAAGGAAATTCCGTTGACCGCGCGCACGTCGCCATAGTGCTTTTTCAGGTCTTGGACGACGACGATCGGATCCATGGCGCGGAATGACTCGAATTGGCTGCTTGCGAGGGGGGCTCGGAATCGGTTGCGCGAGCGGATCGATTATCGAAAAATTGTGGTCGGTCGGTCGAAAATCCGGGCCCCGCGGCGCGGTTCTTGCGGCTGCTTGGTTCAGGCTTTAGTCGGCATGACCCAGATGTAGCGGCCTACGTTTTCACCGACCTGGACGTAGCTGTCGGAAACCCGCACGTCCATCATTCCGCCGCGGCTGCGGTCGGCGACCCGGACCGGGTTGCCCGGAATCAGCCCCGAATCCTGGATGAACGAAAGCAGGTCGGTCTGCTCCTCGATGAGTTCCGAAATCCGCCGCACCTCCACCACGGTTCCCACCGGTACCTGTGAGAGTTGCCAGAGCCCCTCGCGCGACCAGGTTCGCACGTTGCCGGGGATCGGATTGCCGTGCGGGCAGGTCTCGGGGTGGCCGAGGGCGGCCGAAATCCGCTCCTCGAGCCGCTGCGAGATCGCGTGCTCGAGGCGGTCGGCTTCCTCGTGCAGCGCCGACCACTCGAGGCCCAGCTGGTCCTGCAGCCAGCGCTCGATCAGGCGGTGCCGCCGTACTATCCGGTCGGCCCGGGTGCGACCCGAGTCGGTGAGTTCGATCAGGTTGCCCGATTGGACTTCGATCCAGCCGTCGCGGACCATCCGCTTGACGGTGGCCGACACGGTCGGCGCCGAAACGCCCAGGCGCTCGGCCAAGCGCGCCGCGATCACCGGCATGTGCTCGTACTCGAAACTGGCGATCGCCAGCAGGTAGTCCTCGACCGTGGGGGTGGAGTCGGGACCTGGATCAGTGTTCGTCGGGTGCATCAGGCCAATTGTGGCACCGCGCCGGAGGTAGCAGGATAATCGCCTGCTTACGTTCCCGCCCCGCATCCCGTCGAGTTCCTGGTGCAGATGACCCCGGTCCTGGTAATGAAATTCGGCGGCACGTCGCTGGCCGACCCCGAACGGATCCTGGCCGCCATCGGACTTATCGACCAGGCGTTGAGCGAGGGCTTCAGACCGGTGATCGCCGCCTCGGCGATGGGCAAGACCACCGACGCCCTGATCGATCTGGCCCGGCAGCTGGACGCCGACATCGACGGTCCCGACCGCGACCTCTTGCTCTCGACCGGCGAGGTCGTCTCCTGCGCCCTGCTCTCGGCGGCCCTTAACGCCCGCGGGCGCCCCGCGGTGGCCCTGACCGGACAGGCGGCCGGGATCGTGACCGACCAGAGCCACGGGCGGGCGCGAATCCAGTACATTTCCTCCCGCCGGCTGCGGTCCGAATTGGCGGACGGCCGCATCCCGATCGTGGCCGGATTTCAGGGCGCCAGCCAGGGCGGGCGGGTAACGACCCTGGGCCGCGGCGCCTCCGACACCACCGCGGTGGCGCTGGCCACCGCCCTGGACGCCGACCACTGCCGGATTTACACCGACGTCGACGGCATCTACTCGGCCGATCCGCGGCTGGTGCCGGCGGCGCGCAAGATCGAGCAGATCTCGTACGAAGAGACCCTCGAAATGGCCGCCCTGGGCGCCGGCGTAATGCACGCCCGCTCGGTCGAGGTGGCCGGCCGCAACCGGGTGCCCATCGAGGTCCGTTCAAGCTTCAACTCCAACCCAGGGACGTGGATCATGCACGCCGACCAGATCGATATCGAAACCGGAGCCGGCGTTCGCGCCGTGGTCGACGACGCCGACGTGGCCCAGATAACCGTCGTCGGCGTTCCCGACCGGCCGGGGCTGGCGCACGCCGTGTTCGCCCCGCTGGCCAACGACGACATCAGCGTCGACGTGATCGTGCAGAACATATCGCACCAGGGCCTGACCGACATTTCGTTCACCGTCCAGCGCGCCGACTACGACAAAGCCCTGGCCGCGACCCAGCTGACGGCCCGCGAAATCGGCGCCCAGCAGGTCACCTCGGATCCGCAAGTGGCCAAGCTCAGCCTGGTCGGCACCGGGATGGTGTCAACCCCCGGAGTGGCCTCGAGCATGTTCGGCACTCTGGCCGAGGCCGGAATCAATATCCGCGGAATAACCACCAGCGAGATTCGGGTAACCTGTTTAATCGGCGAGGCGCATCTGGCAAAGGGCGCCAGGGCGCTGCACACGGCGTTTGGGTTAGATGCTTGAAGTAGAGATGGTCGTCGACAGCGTTCGCCTCAACCTGGTGAACCCGTCACGCACGATTTGGTTGCGCCAGAAAGACCGGCGCCGCTACCTGCCGATAACGATCGGCGGCCATGAAGCCGACGCCATCGCGATAAAGCTGGTGAACCTGAAAGACGACGCCCCGATGCGTCCGTTGACCCACGACCTGCTGCTGCAGACCATCGAGGCGCTGGGCTGGCAGGTCGAGAAGGTGCTGGTCCGGGATCTGAGCGACCAGGTCTTCTACGCCGACGTCGTCCTGCACCGCGAAGAGGAAGAAAAAGTCATCGACGCGCGTCCCTCGGACGCGATCGCCCTGGCGGTGCGCGCGGCAGTGCCGATTTACTGCGCCCAATCGGTGCTCGACCGGGCCGGCCTGGAGCCCGAGGACGATCCGGCCGAAACCCCCGAAGAACCGGTCAGCGAGGAGAGCCTGAAACCGTTCGCCGAGTTCATCGGGCAACTGGACCTGGACGATCTCGGCGACGATTGAAGCAATCGGTCATAAAATCGCCAAAAACTGCCGGAATAAACCCCGGATGCAGCACGAGAGTGGGCGGGTAGCCACGTGAGCGCCAAGGCCAACGGACAAACCGGCACCTGGAACGCCAAGACCGGCCTGGCCCGGATGCTCAAGGGCGGCGTGATCATGGACGTGACCACGGCCGCCGAGGCCAAGATCGCCGAGGAGGCCGGGGCCGTATCGGTGATGGCCTTGGAGCGCGTGCCGGCCGACATCCGCGCCCAGGGCGGCGTGGCCCGCATGTCGCCGGTCGACATCCTGATCCAGATCAAGGAGTCGGTCACCATTCCGGTCATGGCCAAGTGCCGTATCGGGCACTTTGTCGAGGCCCGAATCATCGAAGCGCTGGGCCTGGACTACATCGACGAATCCGAGGTGCTCACAGTCGCCGACAACGCCCACCACGTGGACAAGCACGATTTCACGATCCCGTTCGTCTGCGGCGCACTCGATCTGGGCCAGGCGCTGCGGCGCATCGGCGAGGGCGCGGCGATGATCCGCACCAAGGGCGAGGCCGGCACCGGTGACGTGGTCGAAGCGGTAAACCACATGCGAACCGTCCAGGGCCAGATCCGTTGGCTCTGCGGACTCGGCCAAGAAGAGCTGATGGCTGCGGCCAAGGACCTGCGGGCCCCCTACGACCTGGTGGTTGAGGTTCACCGCAGCGGAGGCTTGCCGGTGGTCAATTT
The Chloroflexota bacterium genome window above contains:
- a CDS encoding spermine synthase — translated: MSAPVEVRRSYSDRFLLLLVFFGGMSILGVELTASRLLAPFFGNNLFVWANVIGLTLLFLSVGYFLGGRLADRRPDDRLLIWIVAVAAAFIALVPFVARPILALSVTGLANLSAGVFLGSLFGVLVLLSVPITLLGFVSPFAIRLASRQVESAGRVAGRVYAIGTVGSIIGAFLPVLVLVPNLGTRNTFLFFALLLLVIAAGALRRPPVLALLALAIALTVWGNVSIDPIKPAETGELIYEDESLFNYIQVVQAQGGPRRLILNNEERLATHSVYWPDQSPQPLSGGPWDYFLLAPYFREQNPGEVTEVLVIGLGAGTAPKLYAENFGPHVRIDGVEIDPGVIDAGVEYFAMNEEGLNAIAEDGRVFLNQSQKTYDVVILDAYRPPYIPFHLTTREFYQEVAEKLAPDGVLVSNVGRGPARDNELLDLMAATLRSVFPAVLVTLPDSTSNSLVYALKRPVAFEEARARAGAADIPAIREVAARGITTYQVESAEGAFTDDLAPVEQVVNQLIIDYALGR
- a CDS encoding ABC transporter permease gives rise to the protein MRTSGTLGLIWGFSLEFIRDRTAMFFTFVFPPIFTVVVGFIIGAFSQPTSHPVGLVAGEDSAHAGGITAAIEANPLFALEVGDLASQTAALDDGDLKAVLVIPPGFAGALSEQDRAQVEIYYDNRDQDAIRVVIPALSAIVDAVDRGLAGNVPRIDVVTTPNTTRHLSTIDFVGPGIISFSIMQLGVFSAINLVARREKKVLKRVGATPATRSMVLIAGIIQRVIIAAIQASIQLVILVVGFGLDFFNPLAVIGVLALGTLVFVGIGFTASSFARTEEAMFPIVQLISLPMFVLAGVFFPLDVFPQVLQWFANLLPLTYMADAVRQLMIEADGRYDMWLNLAVMLAWVVGGFAVAVWRFSWE
- a CDS encoding ABC transporter ATP-binding protein → MDPIVVVQDLKKHYGDVRAVNGISFSVEPGVIFAMLGPNGAGKSTTVEILEGLRERDSGYVSVLGLDPGRQQDVLSERIGIQLQSSALFPKLSAREHLQMFGSFYRNAHDVDELLDMVGLTERQKAYSENLSGGQQQRLAVALALLSDPELVFLDEPTTGLDPQARRRLWEVVTQMKERGTTVFLTTHFMDEAETLADHLVIVDNGKIIAADTPGGLIRSNFGGATLTFNASAELAGLDLERLTGVEEVISADGEYELSIADATTALPEVFALASRTGAALDEVHVHRPNLEDVFLKLTGRRIRD
- a CDS encoding metal-dependent transcriptional regulator; the protein is MRGGNVSRRLSCYLRRGATIGLMHPTNTDPGPDSTPTVEDYLLAIASFEYEHMPVIAARLAERLGVSAPTVSATVKRMVRDGWIEVQSGNLIELTDSGRTRADRIVRRHRLIERWLQDQLGLEWSALHEEADRLEHAISQRLEERISAALGHPETCPHGNPIPGNVRTWSREGLWQLSQVPVGTVVEVRRISELIEEQTDLLSFIQDSGLIPGNPVRVADRSRGGMMDVRVSDSYVQVGENVGRYIWVMPTKA
- a CDS encoding aspartate kinase, with protein sequence MTPVLVMKFGGTSLADPERILAAIGLIDQALSEGFRPVIAASAMGKTTDALIDLARQLDADIDGPDRDLLLSTGEVVSCALLSAALNARGRPAVALTGQAAGIVTDQSHGRARIQYISSRRLRSELADGRIPIVAGFQGASQGGRVTTLGRGASDTTAVALATALDADHCRIYTDVDGIYSADPRLVPAARKIEQISYEETLEMAALGAGVMHARSVEVAGRNRVPIEVRSSFNSNPGTWIMHADQIDIETGAGVRAVVDDADVAQITVVGVPDRPGLAHAVFAPLANDDISVDVIVQNISHQGLTDISFTVQRADYDKALAATQLTAREIGAQQVTSDPQVAKLSLVGTGMVSTPGVASSMFGTLAEAGINIRGITTSEIRVTCLIGEAHLAKGARALHTAFGLDA
- a CDS encoding bifunctional nuclease family protein, coding for MLEVEMVVDSVRLNLVNPSRTIWLRQKDRRRYLPITIGGHEADAIAIKLVNLKDDAPMRPLTHDLLLQTIEALGWQVEKVLVRDLSDQVFYADVVLHREEEEKVIDARPSDAIALAVRAAVPIYCAQSVLDRAGLEPEDDPAETPEEPVSEESLKPFAEFIGQLDLDDLGDD
- the pdxS gene encoding pyridoxal 5'-phosphate synthase lyase subunit PdxS, with product MLKGGVIMDVTTAAEAKIAEEAGAVSVMALERVPADIRAQGGVARMSPVDILIQIKESVTIPVMAKCRIGHFVEARIIEALGLDYIDESEVLTVADNAHHVDKHDFTIPFVCGALDLGQALRRIGEGAAMIRTKGEAGTGDVVEAVNHMRTVQGQIRWLCGLGQEELMAAAKDLRAPYDLVVEVHRSGGLPVVNFAAGGIATPADAAMMMHLGAEGIFVGSGIFKAAKEKALQQDPALNLADPESDAAWAPFARRLARSIVEATLHYERFDLVAEAARGIDVAMSGIAADSLEVAERLAQRGH